One genomic window of Diospyros lotus cultivar Yz01 chromosome 8, ASM1463336v1, whole genome shotgun sequence includes the following:
- the LOC127808718 gene encoding RING-H2 finger protein ATL80 gives MSRLRLRILGEVKVNSSTPPPTINNVDSDFVVIIAALLCALICVLGLVAVARCAWIRRLAGRSPPTAPGNKGLKKKTLNSLPKLTYTAEMAGKFSDCAICLADYVAGDEVRVLPQCGHGFHVACIDTWLGSHSSCPSCRQLLVAGRCQKCGGLPENSADAVAEARLEQQRQFDLNTFLP, from the coding sequence ATGAGTCGGCTTCGTTTGAGAATCCTCGGCGAGGTGAAGGTGAATTCATCCACCCCGCCGCCGACGATTAACAACGTCGATTCGGACTTCGTCGTTATCATCGCCGCCCTGTTGTGTGCCCTAATCTGCGTGCTCGGCCTCGTCGCCGTCGCTCGCTGCGCCTGGATCCGCCGCCTCGCCGGCCGTTCCCCTCCTACGGCGCCGGGGAACAAAGGCCTCAAGAAGAAAACGCTCAATTCTCTTCCCAAACTGACTTACACGGCTGAAATGGCCGGCAAATTCTCGGACTGCGCTATTTGCTTGGCCGATTATGTCGCCGGAGATGAGGTCCGAGTGCTGCCGCAGTGCGGCCACGGCTTCCACGTTGCCTGCATCGACACCTGGCTCGGATCTCATTCGTCGTGTCCGTCGTGCCGGCAGCTCCTGGTGGCCGGCCGGTGTCAGAAGTGCGGTGGACTTCCGGAGAATTCCGCAGATGCCGTGGCCGAGGCCAGATTGGAGCAACAAAGACAGTTTGATCTAAACACTTTCTTGCCTTGA